In Flavobacterium sp. N3904, one DNA window encodes the following:
- a CDS encoding potassium channel family protein — protein sequence MIKIPIQNKESKIFPVFLISLLLIIFFIVPIFGNLYWAQFIVAILLGTNIMIGVFSIDSSKTIKYITATMAFIIVTIEFFHAQFKNEFWLIFSSSLWVSLFLFLEIVFLLKVFEKNDKNIHRIQGGIACFLLLGLLFAFIHGLIFHINHNAYTISENIKKGGLISYKFIYYSFTTLCTVGYGDITPNTPIAQSFSILEGLAGILFPTIFISQIVTIHRETIHRQNKKQNQN from the coding sequence ATGATAAAAATACCTATTCAAAATAAAGAATCGAAAATCTTTCCCGTGTTCCTGATTTCATTGCTGCTTATAATTTTCTTTATAGTGCCCATTTTTGGAAATTTATATTGGGCACAATTCATAGTGGCGATCTTATTGGGAACAAACATAATGATTGGAGTATTTTCAATTGATTCCAGTAAAACCATTAAGTATATAACGGCTACAATGGCTTTTATCATTGTAACAATTGAGTTTTTTCATGCTCAATTTAAAAATGAATTTTGGCTGATTTTTTCATCTTCGCTATGGGTATCGCTATTTTTGTTTTTAGAAATCGTTTTTTTACTCAAAGTATTTGAAAAAAACGACAAAAACATTCACCGGATTCAGGGGGGCATAGCTTGTTTTTTACTTTTAGGTTTGTTATTTGCTTTTATACATGGTTTGATATTCCACATAAACCATAATGCTTATACTATTAGTGAGAATATTAAAAAAGGAGGGCTAATATCCTATAAATTTATCTATTACAGTTTCACAACCCTTTGCACCGTTGGCTATGGAGATATCACTCCAAATACGCCAATTGCACAATCTTTTTCAATTTTAGAAGGATTGGCAGGCATCTTATTCCCTACAATATTCATAAGTCAAATTGTTACGATTCATAGAGAGACCATTCACCGACAAAACAAGAAACAAAACCAAAACTAA
- a CDS encoding PilN domain-containing protein, with the protein MITILSKIIKINELHVIGLIKNENEEFYHVLTVKKKGNKVTIVSMASFTEFEDLKKNVDQNLPLLLLVDGKGVLNKAIDFNNEADVSWYKNIDLNSIYHTSVKGLNIDFISFCRKNIIIDTISKFKKNNFEIIDVYLGSFLSALLINSIKKDAILSNDLLLEFKNEKLHNFEKQVDFAKKENYIIGTETITNIYLPLYATVIDFFIKSKEISKTKIETLNTDEIIYKKAFKYFGISILVGFLISLLISFFLIQYYTSKNTALNIQNIYTDKNYQQTLNLEKQKENKEKILLESGFSSSKFLSFYSYEIIKIVPQDVSLTVLEITPLTKESKSNQKLIFESNTITVKGETFNEYSFTTWMESLKKMNWLGNFEIISLKKDKKNKSQFEIKITIKNV; encoded by the coding sequence ATGATTACGATTCTATCCAAAATAATAAAAATTAACGAACTGCATGTTATAGGTCTCATTAAAAACGAAAATGAAGAGTTTTATCATGTCTTAACTGTTAAAAAAAAGGGAAATAAAGTAACGATTGTTTCTATGGCTTCATTTACAGAATTTGAAGACCTTAAAAAAAACGTAGATCAAAATTTGCCGTTACTATTGTTGGTTGATGGAAAGGGAGTATTAAATAAAGCCATTGATTTCAATAATGAAGCAGATGTAAGTTGGTATAAAAACATTGATTTAAACTCAATATACCATACAAGTGTAAAAGGTCTAAATATTGATTTTATAAGCTTTTGCAGAAAAAATATTATAATTGACACTATATCAAAATTTAAAAAGAACAATTTCGAAATAATAGATGTTTATTTAGGTTCATTTTTATCAGCTTTATTAATAAATTCTATAAAAAAAGACGCAATCCTTTCTAATGATTTATTATTAGAATTCAAAAATGAAAAACTACATAACTTTGAAAAACAAGTTGATTTTGCAAAAAAAGAAAATTACATCATTGGAACCGAGACAATCACCAACATATACTTGCCTTTATATGCCACAGTAATTGATTTTTTCATAAAATCTAAAGAAATTTCAAAAACAAAAATTGAGACTTTAAATACAGACGAAATTATATACAAGAAAGCTTTTAAATATTTTGGAATCTCAATTCTAGTTGGTTTCTTGATTTCGCTTTTGATAAGTTTCTTTTTAATTCAGTATTATACATCAAAAAACACAGCTCTGAATATTCAAAATATATACACAGATAAAAACTATCAGCAAACATTAAATTTAGAAAAACAAAAAGAAAATAAAGAGAAAATACTATTAGAATCAGGCTTCTCATCTTCAAAATTCCTTTCCTTCTATTCTTATGAAATCATTAAAATAGTTCCGCAAGATGTCTCATTAACCGTTTTAGAAATAACTCCTCTAACCAAGGAATCAAAATCAAACCAAAAATTAATTTTTGAGTCTAACACAATAACTGTAAAAGGAGAAACTTTTAATGAATATTCATTTACCACTTGGATGGAAAGTCTAAAAAAAATGAATTGGTTAGGGAATTTTGAAATTATTAGTTTGAAAAAAGACAAAAAAAATAAATCTCAATTTGAAATAAAAATCACAATAAAAAATGTTTGA
- a CDS encoding OmpA family protein produces the protein MKTKISFKIELYTTWISDNFHLSSFFLLTLLCLSAQTKLQAQEVNYTKPTWYFGVAAATNYSFYRGSTHQLNSTLTPPVTFHNGEGAGLYLAPLIEFYKPNTILGFMFQAGYDSRKGSFDQKMTPCNCPADLSTELSYITVEPSIRIAPFKSNFYIYGGPRLAFNVDKSFKYQLGINPAYPNQEASPEVRGDFDNVDETLISMQVGAGFDIPLSSQKHKTQFLLSPFVNFQPYFGQHPRSTETWSLSTLRVGMALKFGQGSRVETPEVETTQVQFSVYAPKNIPGERNVREVFPLRNYVFYDLGSNEIPSRYKLLKKENVKDFNEDQIGGVTASVNPSGRSARQMTVYYNVINILGNRMVKNPSTTITLVGSSEKGSEDGVLMAESIKTYLVNVFEINASRISTKGQLKPNIPSEQPGGTKELELLRMGDRRVSIESNSPQLLMEFQSGPDAPLKPLEFVTVQEAPIDSYVTIDATGAGQAYSSWSLETTDPDGQMKTFGPYTQEKVSIPGKSIMGTRSEGDYKVKMIGTTKSGKIEEKVTTTHMVLWTPSKTEEGLRYSIIFEFNKSKAITMYEKYLREVVTPKIPKNGVVIIHGHTDIIGEESYNLNLSLDRANEVKSIIENALSNSGRRDVKFEVHGFGEDESMSPFENKLPEERFYNRTVIIDIVTATK, from the coding sequence ATGAAAACTAAAATTAGTTTTAAAATAGAATTATATACAACGTGGATTTCAGATAATTTTCACTTAAGTAGCTTTTTCTTATTGACGTTGTTGTGCTTAAGTGCTCAAACAAAGTTGCAGGCTCAAGAGGTTAATTACACAAAACCTACTTGGTACTTTGGTGTTGCAGCTGCAACCAACTATAGTTTTTACCGTGGTTCAACACATCAGCTTAATTCGACTTTGACTCCTCCGGTTACTTTTCATAATGGAGAAGGAGCAGGGCTTTATTTGGCACCGCTTATTGAATTTTATAAACCGAATACAATATTGGGATTTATGTTTCAGGCAGGTTATGACAGCAGAAAAGGTTCCTTTGATCAGAAAATGACTCCTTGTAATTGCCCTGCAGATCTATCTACAGAATTAAGTTATATTACGGTAGAACCAAGCATTCGTATTGCTCCTTTTAAATCTAATTTTTATATATACGGAGGACCACGTTTGGCTTTCAATGTAGATAAATCATTTAAATATCAGTTAGGTATTAATCCGGCATATCCTAATCAAGAAGCATCACCTGAGGTAAGAGGTGATTTTGACAATGTTGACGAAACGCTTATTTCGATGCAAGTTGGAGCAGGGTTTGATATTCCGTTATCCTCACAAAAACACAAAACACAATTCCTTTTGTCTCCTTTTGTGAATTTTCAACCTTATTTTGGACAACATCCCCGCTCAACCGAGACTTGGAGTTTAAGTACTCTTAGAGTTGGTATGGCACTTAAATTTGGGCAGGGAAGTAGAGTGGAAACTCCAGAAGTCGAAACAACTCAAGTTCAGTTTTCGGTATATGCGCCTAAGAATATTCCGGGAGAACGTAATGTAAGAGAGGTATTCCCATTACGTAATTATGTTTTTTATGATCTTGGATCGAATGAAATACCAAGTCGTTACAAATTATTGAAAAAAGAGAATGTAAAAGACTTCAATGAAGATCAGATAGGAGGAGTTACGGCTTCTGTGAATCCGTCGGGTCGTTCTGCACGACAAATGACGGTTTATTATAATGTGATCAATATTCTTGGGAATCGAATGGTAAAAAATCCATCAACAACTATTACACTTGTTGGTTCTTCAGAAAAAGGATCAGAAGATGGTGTCTTGATGGCTGAATCTATCAAAACATATTTAGTTAATGTATTCGAAATAAACGCGTCAAGAATAAGTACGAAAGGGCAATTAAAACCCAATATTCCATCTGAACAGCCTGGAGGAACAAAAGAATTGGAATTGCTTCGCATGGGAGATCGTAGAGTTTCCATCGAAAGTAATTCACCTCAATTATTGATGGAATTTCAAAGCGGTCCAGACGCTCCATTAAAACCATTAGAGTTTGTTACTGTTCAAGAAGCACCTATAGACAGTTATGTTACCATTGATGCAACTGGTGCAGGGCAAGCGTATTCCTCATGGTCTTTAGAAACTACTGATCCAGACGGACAGATGAAAACTTTTGGTCCTTATACGCAAGAAAAAGTAAGTATTCCTGGTAAAAGTATCATGGGAACTCGTTCTGAGGGTGATTATAAAGTAAAAATGATTGGGACAACCAAAAGTGGTAAAATTGAAGAAAAAGTAACCACAACTCACATGGTGCTTTGGACACCTTCTAAAACAGAAGAGGGTCTTAGATATAGTATAATTTTTGAATTTAATAAATCAAAAGCAATTACCATGTATGAGAAATATTTGAGAGAGGTTGTTACGCCTAAAATACCTAAAAACGGTGTTGTCATCATTCATGGTCACACGGACATCATTGGTGAAGAGTCTTATAATTTGAATTTATCTTTGGACAGAGCCAATGAAGTAAAAAGTATTATCGAAAATGCTTTGTCGAATTCAGGCAGAAGAGATGTAAAATTCGAAGTGCATGGTTTTGGAGAAGACGAAAGTATGTCTCCTTTTGAAAATAAGCTTCCTGAAGAACGTTTTTATAACCGTACGGTGATAATTGATATTGTTACGGCTACAAAATAA